A part of Betaproteobacteria bacterium genomic DNA contains:
- a CDS encoding DUF642 domain-containing protein, which translates to MNRITQVLGTSLLLGASLCPWEAQAISLDPPMNLVYNGSFEDIESTFIGDSHVNMSLLPGSMTLPGWTVFGAELGWVGMGQGDWGVDAKDGNKLVDFTGYHNDGVYAGVTQDILTDVGTVYEVVFHIGRGGNGDANYAGPNAVRAMAGDLSGVYHDEVFTSSGGTSDPTAWERFSFRFTAQDMVTTISFQGAGKGGCCLVGLDDVAVTAVPEPGTYALIATGALMVGWQLRRRPRQNSRMI; encoded by the coding sequence GTGAACCGCATCACTCAAGTCCTGGGCACTTCCCTGCTGCTTGGCGCCTCGCTGTGCCCCTGGGAAGCCCAGGCCATCTCCCTCGATCCGCCCATGAACCTGGTCTACAACGGCAGTTTCGAGGACATCGAGTCCACATTCATCGGGGACAGTCACGTGAACATGTCGCTGTTGCCCGGCTCCATGACCCTTCCGGGCTGGACGGTGTTCGGCGCGGAACTCGGCTGGGTGGGCATGGGCCAAGGTGACTGGGGTGTCGATGCCAAGGACGGGAACAAGCTGGTCGACTTCACCGGCTATCACAACGACGGCGTCTACGCCGGCGTGACTCAGGACATCCTGACGGACGTCGGTACCGTCTACGAGGTCGTATTCCACATCGGTCGCGGGGGAAACGGCGACGCGAACTATGCCGGGCCCAATGCGGTCCGCGCGATGGCCGGGGATCTGTCCGGCGTCTATCACGACGAGGTTTTCACCAGCTCGGGAGGCACGAGTGATCCGACGGCCTGGGAGCGCTTCAGCTTCCGCTTCACCGCACAGGACATGGTGACGACGATCTCGTTCCAGGGTGCCGGAAAAGGAGGGTGCTGCCTGGTCGGACTGGATGACGTGGCCGTGACGGCAGTGCCGGAACCGGGCACTTATGCCCTGATCGCGACGGGCGCACTCATGGTCGGTTGGCAACTGCGCCGCCGGCCGCGCCAGAACTCCAGGATG
- a CDS encoding DUF479 domain-containing protein codes for MNFLAHLYLSPPGAEGRLGSLLGDFVKGPIVSSGYEGEVARGIRLHRAIDTFTDTHPVVQAAKRLVSPQRRRHAGILVDLFFDHFLARDWRRWHEEPLADFAARTYVELAASPQPVPERFARMLPAMASQDWLRSYERLTGVGRALDLMARRSAAGLPLAGGVSELHGNLRAFEEAFERFFPDVIRLAASHGAGPGAPRLP; via the coding sequence GTGAACTTCCTTGCCCATCTGTACCTGTCCCCTCCCGGCGCGGAAGGCCGGCTGGGCAGTCTGCTGGGCGATTTCGTCAAGGGACCGATCGTGTCGAGCGGCTACGAAGGCGAGGTGGCACGAGGCATACGCCTGCACCGCGCGATCGACACCTTCACCGACACCCACCCGGTCGTGCAGGCTGCCAAACGGCTGGTGTCGCCGCAACGAAGGCGCCACGCCGGCATCCTGGTCGACCTCTTCTTCGATCATTTTCTGGCACGTGACTGGCGCCGCTGGCATGAAGAACCGCTTGCCGACTTCGCGGCGCGAACCTATGTGGAACTCGCCGCCTCACCGCAGCCGGTTCCCGAACGCTTCGCCCGGATGCTTCCGGCCATGGCGAGCCAGGACTGGCTCCGATCGTACGAACGCCTGACCGGGGTAGGCAGGGCTCTCGACTTGATGGCGCGACGGTCGGCGGCCGGACTTCCCCTGGCGGGCGGCGTGTCGGAGTTGCATGGCAACCTTCGGGCATTCGAAGAAGCTTTCGAGCGGTTCTTTCCCGACGTCATCCGTCTGGCGGCCAGCCACGGTGCCGGACCGGGCGCTCCCCGGCTTCCCTGA